One Ignavibacterium album JCM 16511 genomic region harbors:
- a CDS encoding ABC transporter permease subunit: MGNNLSTEKKNNSVKESKLHKKALFFDKTAKGVIYFGGIATIISVVAILVFVFWEALPLWFGAEGKEKEKIQSQQILQSKKPLIIGIDEYQEILYTFTDSSTVDFINLSSKEIIKSEKISLPADENISTASKSAFKNLIALGTNKGKVILGQVKFTTTFIEGDKREITPEFIIKSVIEIDSLKKSIKKLVYRKNSDNEYTVVAQTSDNRLLQYSSEISTSLLSESEEKIYRNDLTDLVEYPITAIELDNFCEKLMIGTSDGWLYYISLKDKSNPQLIQKINPTPSGKSAITSLGFIIGDQSIIVGDADGNVTSWMRVLDEKTEYGWKLVNPHTFDSHKAAVTSVAASLRNKSFITGDAKGKIFLEHLTSERTLIELSGKDLPVKDIAFSPKGDGAAVLYEDGTIVSYEIKNPHPEITLKTLFGKVWYEGYSKPEFVWQSTGGTDDFEPKFSLVPLIIGTLKGTFYAMLFAIPLALFGALYTSQFSHPKVRNYIKPTVEVMAALPSVVIGFLAGLWLAPLLERILPGVFLMFFTVPVVIAIGASLWKRIPSRIRYKLKPGYELFFIIPLIIIGFYIAQWLGPIFEYYVLGGDYRTWLMNTLNEQYDQRNSIVVGFAMGFAVIPIIFTICEDALSSVPSSLTSASLALGATKWETATRIVLPSASPGIFSAIMIGFGRAVGETMIVLMATGNTPILSFSPFNGMRTLSANIAVEIPEAPYQGTLYRVLFLAATLLFILTFIVNTAAEIIRQRLRKKYAEL; the protein is encoded by the coding sequence TTGGGAAATAATCTGAGCACTGAAAAAAAAAATAATTCAGTTAAAGAATCAAAGCTTCACAAGAAAGCTTTATTCTTTGATAAAACAGCTAAAGGAGTTATATATTTTGGAGGAATTGCAACAATCATTTCGGTTGTTGCAATTCTCGTTTTCGTATTTTGGGAAGCACTTCCACTTTGGTTTGGTGCTGAAGGAAAAGAAAAAGAGAAAATCCAGTCTCAGCAAATCCTTCAATCAAAAAAACCATTAATCATTGGCATTGATGAATATCAGGAAATTTTATACACTTTCACTGATTCTTCAACCGTTGATTTTATAAATCTTTCTTCAAAAGAAATAATAAAATCGGAAAAAATCAGCTTACCTGCAGATGAAAATATTTCAACTGCATCAAAATCAGCTTTTAAAAATTTAATTGCTCTCGGAACCAATAAGGGCAAAGTTATTTTAGGTCAGGTTAAATTCACTACCACTTTTATCGAAGGAGATAAAAGAGAAATTACTCCCGAGTTTATCATCAAATCAGTAATTGAAATAGATTCATTAAAAAAGTCAATTAAGAAATTAGTTTACAGAAAAAACTCAGATAATGAATACACAGTAGTTGCACAAACTTCTGATAACAGATTGCTTCAATATAGTTCTGAAATATCAACTTCACTTTTGTCTGAATCAGAGGAAAAGATTTACAGAAATGATTTGACAGACCTTGTCGAATATCCTATTACAGCTATTGAACTAGATAATTTTTGTGAGAAGCTGATGATTGGAACTTCAGATGGTTGGCTTTACTATATTTCTCTAAAAGACAAAAGTAATCCGCAGCTTATTCAAAAGATAAACCCAACTCCTTCAGGTAAAAGTGCTATCACTTCACTGGGATTTATCATTGGCGATCAGTCAATAATTGTTGGTGATGCTGATGGTAATGTTACCTCCTGGATGCGTGTACTTGATGAAAAAACTGAATATGGATGGAAACTTGTAAATCCTCATACATTTGACTCGCATAAAGCAGCAGTTACATCAGTTGCTGCTTCATTAAGAAATAAAAGTTTTATTACCGGAGATGCAAAAGGAAAAATATTTCTTGAACACCTGACCAGTGAAAGAACTTTAATTGAATTAAGTGGAAAAGATTTGCCTGTTAAAGACATTGCATTCTCTCCAAAAGGTGATGGTGCAGCAGTTTTATATGAAGATGGAACGATAGTATCTTATGAAATTAAAAATCCTCATCCGGAAATAACACTTAAAACACTTTTCGGAAAAGTCTGGTATGAAGGTTATTCAAAACCTGAATTCGTTTGGCAATCAACGGGTGGCACAGATGATTTTGAGCCAAAGTTCAGTTTGGTTCCGCTTATTATTGGAACCTTAAAAGGAACTTTCTATGCAATGCTTTTCGCTATTCCTCTTGCATTGTTTGGAGCACTTTATACTTCACAATTTTCTCATCCAAAAGTTCGTAATTACATCAAACCAACTGTTGAGGTAATGGCTGCTTTGCCAAGTGTTGTGATTGGTTTCCTTGCAGGACTTTGGCTGGCACCATTGCTTGAAAGAATTCTGCCAGGTGTCTTCCTTATGTTTTTTACAGTTCCTGTTGTAATAGCAATAGGTGCTTCACTCTGGAAAAGAATTCCATCCCGAATCAGATACAAATTAAAACCAGGTTATGAATTATTTTTTATCATTCCACTTATCATTATTGGTTTTTATATCGCTCAATGGTTAGGACCAATTTTCGAATATTATGTTTTAGGTGGGGATTACAGAACCTGGTTAATGAATACACTGAATGAACAGTATGATCAAAGAAACAGTATTGTAGTCGGATTCGCAATGGGTTTTGCAGTTATCCCAATAATTTTTACTATCTGTGAAGATGCGCTTTCAAGTGTGCCTTCAAGTTTAACTTCTGCATCACTTGCACTTGGTGCTACAAAATGGGAAACTGCTACAAGAATTGTGTTACCTTCTGCAAGTCCAGGAATTTTTTCTGCTATAATGATTGGCTTCGGAAGAGCTGTTGGTGAAACTATGATTGTTCTTATGGCAACAGGTAATACACCAATACTTTCATTCAGTCCATTTAACGGTATGAGAACACTTTCAGCAAATATTGCAGTCGAAATTCCCGAAGCTCCTTATCAGGGAACTTTATACAGAGTTTTATTTTTAGCAGCAACACTTTTATTCATTCTAACTTTTATTGTTAATACTGCCGCTGAGATTATCCGACAACGATTAAGAAAAAAATATGCTGAGTTATAA
- a CDS encoding PstS family phosphate ABC transporter substrate-binding protein — translation MLKTKFASLIFFIAILSSFLLFSCGEKKDDVSPKQEGTQTEQSAIESNQKTETTDATAVKVDPNIPHYTKVAGISGNLSSIGSDTMNNLLTLWLEGFKRYYPNVNIQVEGKGSSTAPPALISGTAQLGPMSRDMKQEEIDAFEKKFGYKPTELRVAIDALAVYVNKDNPLKGLTLPQVDAIFSKTRRGGYKTDIAKWGDLGLTGDWTNRGISLYGRNSASGTYGYFKEHALFKGDFKDQVKEQPGSASVVQGVTEDRYGIGYSGIGYRTSGVIALPLAKSENDEFHLPDYENCLNGKYPLSRYLNIYINKAPNKPVDPLLKEFLKFVLSYEGQEVVVKDGYLPLTYELVKKELAKLD, via the coding sequence ATGCTTAAAACAAAATTTGCCTCATTAATATTTTTTATTGCGATCCTTTCATCATTTCTTCTGTTCAGCTGTGGTGAAAAGAAAGATGATGTTTCCCCAAAACAGGAAGGCACACAAACGGAGCAATCTGCTATAGAATCAAATCAGAAAACTGAGACCACAGACGCAACTGCAGTTAAAGTTGATCCCAACATTCCGCATTACACAAAAGTGGCAGGTATTTCCGGCAATCTTTCAAGTATTGGTTCAGATACAATGAATAACTTGCTCACTCTTTGGTTAGAAGGATTCAAAAGATATTATCCAAATGTAAATATTCAGGTTGAAGGAAAAGGTTCAAGTACTGCTCCACCTGCTTTAATTAGTGGAACGGCTCAACTTGGACCAATGTCACGAGATATGAAGCAGGAAGAAATTGATGCATTTGAAAAGAAATTTGGTTATAAACCAACTGAGCTTCGTGTAGCAATTGATGCTCTTGCAGTTTATGTGAATAAAGATAATCCATTAAAGGGTTTAACACTACCTCAGGTTGATGCTATATTTTCTAAAACAAGAAGAGGTGGTTACAAAACTGATATTGCCAAGTGGGGCGATTTGGGCTTAACCGGTGATTGGACAAACAGAGGCATTAGTCTTTATGGAAGAAATTCTGCATCCGGAACTTACGGTTACTTTAAAGAGCACGCTTTATTCAAAGGTGACTTTAAAGATCAGGTAAAAGAACAACCCGGAAGTGCATCAGTTGTTCAGGGTGTTACGGAAGACAGATATGGAATTGGATATTCTGGAATTGGTTATCGTACATCTGGTGTAATTGCATTACCACTTGCAAAATCTGAGAACGATGAATTCCATTTACCTGATTATGAAAATTGTTTGAATGGTAAATATCCTTTAAGTCGTTATCTTAATATCTATATCAACAAAGCACCTAATAAACCTGTTGACCCTTTATTAAAAGAATTTCTTAAATTTGTATTAAGTTATGAAGGTCAGGAAGTTGTAGTTAAAGATGGTTATCTTCCGCTGACTTACGAATTAGTTAAGAAGGAACTCGCAAAGCTTGATTAA